ACGGATTTGTGCAAGGCGGACATCTGGTCGTAAAAAGCTTCTCCACCCTTGTCGAAACGCCGACGGTTGTCATTCAGCAGATCACCGACCAACTCGATATCGATGGTGCCGCCGTCCGCCACCAGGTCAGCGGCGATCTCCAACAAGTTGAGTACGCGGCGCGCGTCACCATCAGCGGCGCCAATCAGCACGCTGCGGGCTTGCGGGGTGATATCGAGACGATGGGCTCCCAGGCCGCGTTCGACATCCGTGAGCGCCCGGTCGAGCAAGGCCTCCAGCGCCTGTTCATCCAGCGATTTGAGCACGTAAACGCGCGCCCGGGACAACAGGGCGTTATTCAACTCGAACGAAGGGTTCTCGGTGGTGGCGCCGATGAACAGCAAGGTGCCGTCTTCGACGAACGGCAGGAAGGCATCCTGCTGCGCCTTGTTGAAGCGGTGTACTTCGTCGACGAACAGAATGGTCTGACGGCCGTTCTGCGCGGCATGCTGACGCGCCTGATCCACCGCCAGGCGGATATCCTTGACCCCGGCCAGCACCGCCGAAATAGTCACGAAATGCGCATCGGCAAGTGTTGCCAGCAGCTTCGCCAGGGTGGTCTTGCCCACGCCCGGCGGCCCCCAGAAGATCATCGAATGCAATGCACCCTGCTCCAGGGCCACCCGCAGCGGGCGGCCCTGACCAAGCAGATGTTGCTGGCCGGCGTATTCATCGAGACTCGCAGGCCGCATGCGCGCCGCCAGCGGTTGATGACGCGCAGGACTGGCAAACAGGTCCATATCACTCACTGATGACATCGACCCCGGACGGCACAACGAAGGTGAACTGGCTGTCATCCAGGGGCTGGTTCAGCTCGACATTGCGGAACAGGATGTTGGTACGCTGACCGATAGGGTCATTCATCTGCATGTCGTTGATCATGCCATCGGTGAAGGAGATCCGCAGGTGATCGAACATGGAGTCGGGTTCTCGGGGTGTCAGGGTGAAATCCTGCACATTGCCGCCCTCGGTCCATTCGATAGTGAAATTCTGCTGCAGCTGGCTGACGTCACCTGACAACAACAGCGCCGGAGTATGGCTCAGGCGCTTGTCCATCTTCTGAATGGTGACCTGCTCCAGATCCGGGTCATACAACCACATCCGTTCGCCATCGGAGATCAACAGTTGCTCCAGCGGCGGATCAGTGTGCCAGCGGAACATGCCGGGGCGCTTGAGCGCCAGGGTACCGGTGGTCTCCTGCAGATTGGCGCCGTTGGAGCTGAGCGTCATCTGCGAGAAGCCGCCCGTCATGGTACGGGCCTGGGACAAAAGTTCGTTCAGTCGTTCGGCAGCGCGGGCCTGATCGTCGGCCATCACGGCCAGGGGCAGCGCAGCAAGGCATACGGCTGCAATAGTGGAACGCAGTAGTTTGCGGATCATTTTCGGGTCATTACTCCACTGGGAGACTAGTCACGTACAGGAGGCGGCGCGATCACCTCGCGCGAGCCATTGGTATTCATCGATGTTACGACACCGGCCATTTCCATGGATTCAATCATGCGCGCGGCTCGGTTGTAACCTATCTTGAGCTTGCGCTGGACTGCGGAGATGGATGCCCGACGGCTTTCGGTGACGAAACGCACTGCCTCATCGTACAGCGCGTCTTCCTCTTCACCATCGCTGCCCATGCTGCCACCGTCAAAGCTTCCCGCGCCGCCGTCATCGGCACCGTCCAGAATGTCCTGGATGTAATCCGGCTCACCACGCAGTTTCCATTCATCCACCAAACGGTGCACCTCTTCATCGGAAACAAAGGCGCCGTGCACCCGCACCGGCAAACTGGTGCCCGGCGGCATGTAAAGCATGTCACCATGGCCGAGCAGTTGCTCGGCGCCGCCCTGATCGAGAATGGTTCGTGAATCTATCTTGCTGGATACCTGGAACGCCATGCGCGTAGGGATGTTGGCCTTGATCAGACCGGTGATCACATCCACCGATGGGCGCTGAGTCGCCAGGACCAGGTGAATACCGGCGGCACGGGCTTTCTGCGCGATACGGGCAATCAGCTCTTCGACCTTCTTGCCGACGATCATCATCATGTCGGCGAACTCATCAATCACCACCACGATCACCGGCAGAGTTTCCAGTTCCGGTGGCAGGTCATCCATGCTTTCCCGCCGGAACAGCGGATCGGTCAATGGCTCACCGGCCTTCTGGCCATCCTTGACCTTACGGTTGAAGCCGGCCAGGTTGCGCACGCCCAGGGCCGCCATCAGCTTGTAGCGGCGTTCCATCTCCGCCACGCACCAGCGCAGCGAATTGGCGGCTTCCTTCATGTCAGTTACCACCGGGCACAACAGGTGCGGAATGCCCTCGTAGATCGACAATTCCAGCATCTTCGGGTCGATCATGATCAAGCGCACTTCTTCCGGCTGCGATTTGAACAGGATGCTCAACAGCATGGCGTTGACCCCGACCGATTTACCCGAGCCGGTAGTACCGGCCACCAGCAGGTGCGGCATCTTGGCCAGATCGGCCAGCACCGGCTTGCCGCCGATATCATGCCCCAGCGCCAGGGTGACCGGCGACTGAGCCTCATCGAATTCGCGGGTCTGCAATACTTCCGACAACCGGACGATTTCGCGATCCTCGTTGGGAATCTCGATACCGACAGTGGTCTTGCCGGGAATGACCTCTACCACCCGCACACTGATCACGGCCAGCGAACGCGCCAGATCCTTGGCCAGGTTGGAGATCTTGCTGACCTTGACCCCGGGCGCGGGTTGTATTTCAAAACGGGTGATGACCGGGCCGGGCTGAACCTTCTCCACTTCAGCTTCGACGCCGAAGTCCTTGAGCTTGATTTCCAGCAGGCGAGACATGCCATCCAGCGACTCAGGTGAGAAACCCTTGCTGATCTTGCTCGGCGGGTCGAGCAGCGCGATGGGCGGCAGCGAGCCAGGCACTACCGGCTCAAAGCTCAACGGCGCCTGTCGCTCCTTCTGAGTACGGGTGCTGGACTGCACGGGTTTGGTGTCCAGCGGCTCGATTATCGGTGGTTGGCGCTTTTCCTGTGCAGCAACGTGCTTGGTCAGGGCTTCATGGCGCTGGCTTCGTGAAGCCTCGGCCTGGCGTTTTTCTTCCGTGGCGACACTCGGCTCACGCCGCGCCGCCGGTTCCGAACGTACTGCGGTAACGCGGCTATCCGCTCTGCGCGCACGCCATCCCGCCCAGCCCTGCTTGAACAGGTCGAGCAGATCCAGGGTGATCCGACCGGCAAGGTCCATCACCTTGAACCAGGACAGATTGGTGAACACGGTCAGACCGAACAGGAAAAGCGTCAGGAAAATCAGCGTGCTGCCCTGCATGTTCAATACCGGATAGGCCATTTCGCGCAATAGCTGACCCAAGGCT
Above is a genomic segment from Halopseudomonas litoralis containing:
- the lolA gene encoding outer membrane lipoprotein chaperone LolA is translated as MIRKLLRSTIAAVCLAALPLAVMADDQARAAERLNELLSQARTMTGGFSQMTLSSNGANLQETTGTLALKRPGMFRWHTDPPLEQLLISDGERMWLYDPDLEQVTIQKMDKRLSHTPALLLSGDVSQLQQNFTIEWTEGGNVQDFTLTPREPDSMFDHLRISFTDGMINDMQMNDPIGQRTNILFRNVELNQPLDDSQFTFVVPSGVDVISE
- a CDS encoding DNA translocase FtsK gives rise to the protein MTEARALKDTRSHKGQHFAWQEQLSLRLREGALLGMIALCLYLCMALFTHDVGDPGWTRSSGELAVQNAGGRMGAWVADVLLFMLGYLAYLFPLIVAVKVWQMFRRRHQPFVWNGWLFSWRLIGFVLTLLAGTALAALHGAAPDGFPEGAGAGGALGQLLREMAYPVLNMQGSTLIFLTLFLFGLTVFTNLSWFKVMDLAGRITLDLLDLFKQGWAGWRARRADSRVTAVRSEPAARREPSVATEEKRQAEASRSQRHEALTKHVAAQEKRQPPIIEPLDTKPVQSSTRTQKERQAPLSFEPVVPGSLPPIALLDPPSKISKGFSPESLDGMSRLLEIKLKDFGVEAEVEKVQPGPVITRFEIQPAPGVKVSKISNLAKDLARSLAVISVRVVEVIPGKTTVGIEIPNEDREIVRLSEVLQTREFDEAQSPVTLALGHDIGGKPVLADLAKMPHLLVAGTTGSGKSVGVNAMLLSILFKSQPEEVRLIMIDPKMLELSIYEGIPHLLCPVVTDMKEAANSLRWCVAEMERRYKLMAALGVRNLAGFNRKVKDGQKAGEPLTDPLFRRESMDDLPPELETLPVIVVVIDEFADMMMIVGKKVEELIARIAQKARAAGIHLVLATQRPSVDVITGLIKANIPTRMAFQVSSKIDSRTILDQGGAEQLLGHGDMLYMPPGTSLPVRVHGAFVSDEEVHRLVDEWKLRGEPDYIQDILDGADDGGAGSFDGGSMGSDGEEEDALYDEAVRFVTESRRASISAVQRKLKIGYNRAARMIESMEMAGVVTSMNTNGSREVIAPPPVRD
- a CDS encoding replication-associated recombination protein A, whose amino-acid sequence is MDLFASPARHQPLAARMRPASLDEYAGQQHLLGQGRPLRVALEQGALHSMIFWGPPGVGKTTLAKLLATLADAHFVTISAVLAGVKDIRLAVDQARQHAAQNGRQTILFVDEVHRFNKAQQDAFLPFVEDGTLLFIGATTENPSFELNNALLSRARVYVLKSLDEQALEALLDRALTDVERGLGAHRLDITPQARSVLIGAADGDARRVLNLLEIAADLVADGGTIDIELVGDLLNDNRRRFDKGGEAFYDQMSALHKSVRGSDPDASLYWFVRMIDGGCDPLYIARRVVRMASEDIGNADPRALTLCLSAWDVQERLGSPEGELAIAQALVYLACAPKSNAVYKGFKMARQDVASQPSLEPPLHLRNAPTKLMKELGYGQAYRYAHDEPEAYAAGEDYFPEEMEPRRYYRPVNRGLELKIGQKLDYLRGLDAASTSKRRQEKR